In Gemmatimonas sp. UBA7669, the following are encoded in one genomic region:
- a CDS encoding ABC transporter permease, with product MIALALDVAPDAGGAFLEATVRTATPLALAALGECVSEKAGVINIGLEGSIIAGALGATVAAGLVGVGGGFAAGALCGLLVAALFALFTVGLRADQIITGTAITLFALGLTGTLYRSLFGVSGVALATPTAGVVALPGVSALPLVGRALFAQPLITYFTWGMAPLLAWWMARTHAGLALRAIGEAPDAAITAGIRPRRWQAAAVLFAGAMAGLAGSTLVLAQAGTFVENMSAGRGFIAIAIVVLGRWRPIPVLGAALLFGAANSLQTLFQSMGWTGVPYQLFLALPYLLTLAVLAGASGRAASPAALGKR from the coding sequence ATGATCGCACTGGCCCTTGATGTCGCGCCCGATGCCGGCGGCGCGTTTCTCGAAGCCACCGTGCGTACGGCCACGCCACTCGCGCTGGCGGCGCTTGGCGAGTGTGTGAGCGAAAAGGCCGGCGTCATCAACATCGGACTCGAAGGGTCCATCATTGCGGGGGCGCTGGGTGCCACGGTCGCCGCGGGATTGGTTGGCGTGGGTGGAGGCTTTGCGGCCGGCGCGCTCTGTGGTCTGCTGGTGGCAGCGCTTTTTGCCCTGTTCACCGTGGGGCTGCGCGCCGACCAGATCATCACCGGAACGGCCATTACGCTGTTTGCCCTTGGACTCACCGGCACGCTGTATCGCTCACTCTTTGGTGTGAGTGGTGTGGCACTGGCCACGCCCACCGCCGGCGTGGTGGCGCTGCCCGGCGTGTCGGCGCTTCCGCTCGTGGGCCGCGCGCTGTTTGCGCAGCCGCTCATTACCTATTTCACGTGGGGGATGGCGCCGCTGCTCGCATGGTGGATGGCGCGCACACATGCCGGGCTTGCTTTGCGCGCCATTGGCGAGGCGCCTGATGCCGCAATCACCGCTGGCATTCGCCCGCGGCGCTGGCAGGCGGCGGCGGTGCTCTTTGCCGGCGCCATGGCCGGACTGGCCGGCAGCACGCTCGTGCTGGCGCAGGCTGGCACCTTCGTGGAGAACATGTCCGCGGGTCGCGGTTTCATTGCCATCGCCATTGTGGTGCTGGGTCGCTGGCGACCCATTCCCGTGCTGGGGGCGGCCCTGCTCTTCGGCGCGGCCAACAGCCTGCAGACGCTGTTTCAATCCATGGGTTGGACGGGCGTGCCGTATCAGCTGTTCCTTGCGCTTCCCTATCTGCTCACCCTGGCCGTACTGGCCGGCGCCAGTGGACGGGCCGCGTCACCGGCGGCGCTGGGCAAACGCTAG
- a CDS encoding glycoside hydrolase family 9 protein — protein MSLPPVRSKLVLLGSAIAFCAPELWAQSQAPRRALLPIDFTQSAEHGWLAKPVLARRVLDDHTRPGTWTLSGAGTLTVLPAPVLGDMRALRVDMRLNRAPNLPERPRLPAVNLRRAVANEDWTAYNRLVIWLRPDFTGMPVLPLQLVMHNDGAIKVPDRYNREGTHVISLAKPGWQAVMWEIDPLARDKVTRLEIGYFVNKMLAAPDDRVAFEIGAIELQRVDPDVHTGWEIGAGKLAFSHSGYAPRSNKSALASALRDSTFDVVRVGDNAFGESVLRKPVRTLRTPTGTFQQLDFSELREPGRYVLRTSQGLTRPFAIHDTVWHPSVWKSLNFYYGNRCGFDVPGVHGIDHLDWFATLGTQRLTMSGGWHDAGDLSQGVINTGEGAYAMFALAERLAAQGGSEALVERLIEEATWGLDWVLRVRFDGGYRVGFGPHNFWSNNIAGDADDRLVEAKNNPNANYIAAAAGAIASRVLRGRDPARAAEALRIARDDWNHAIVGIEGPSTWHTPAFAASRMELAAIGITASLELWRATNEARYRDKAVELARVVTASQQVTRVGTTLPLSGFFYTGPDRDTIFHQFHRAADQAPIVALGQLVALLPQHGEWMNWYATIVRYAEYQKRSAQNTAPYEVLPAYVYRVVDSVQVPDSGGRYMEKQSEYAEQVRAGTAMGEGWYLRTFPVWFQRRGNYGVLLSQAKALSAASRVRGDRAGFELATRQAEWVVGRNPFSQSTLYGEGYDWAQQYSVSSGDMVGTLPVGMQSRGTSDLPYWPSQNMYVYKEVWVHSNNRWLWLMEDLMSGVQPSEHFTLTDTTSANGLITLRLTLRAEPGAAAQRSRQVTLQADNLTLRGPATQTVTLRNDEPVVLTWTARRRDARAPWVAVVRDEATGQMADRYRP, from the coding sequence ATGTCACTCCCCCCTGTGCGTTCCAAGCTGGTGTTGCTGGGCTCAGCCATCGCGTTCTGCGCGCCTGAGCTCTGGGCCCAGTCGCAGGCGCCGCGCCGCGCCCTGCTGCCCATCGATTTCACGCAGTCGGCCGAACACGGCTGGCTGGCCAAGCCCGTCCTCGCACGACGCGTGCTGGACGACCACACACGACCCGGCACCTGGACACTCTCGGGTGCCGGCACGCTGACGGTGCTGCCGGCACCGGTGCTGGGCGACATGCGTGCGCTGCGTGTGGACATGCGCCTCAACCGCGCACCCAACCTGCCCGAGCGCCCACGCTTGCCGGCGGTGAATCTGCGCCGCGCCGTGGCCAATGAAGACTGGACGGCCTACAACCGTCTCGTGATCTGGCTGCGGCCCGACTTCACCGGCATGCCGGTGTTGCCGCTGCAGCTCGTCATGCACAACGACGGTGCCATCAAGGTGCCCGATCGCTACAACCGCGAAGGCACCCACGTGATTTCGCTGGCCAAACCGGGCTGGCAGGCGGTGATGTGGGAGATCGATCCACTGGCGCGGGACAAGGTCACGCGGCTCGAGATCGGTTACTTCGTCAACAAGATGCTGGCGGCACCCGATGACCGCGTGGCCTTCGAGATCGGCGCCATTGAGCTGCAGCGCGTGGACCCCGATGTGCATACGGGCTGGGAAATCGGCGCGGGCAAGCTGGCCTTCAGCCACAGCGGCTATGCGCCCCGGTCCAACAAGTCGGCTCTGGCCTCGGCGCTCCGCGATTCCACCTTCGACGTGGTGCGCGTGGGCGACAATGCGTTTGGCGAGAGTGTGCTGCGCAAGCCGGTGCGTACGCTGCGCACACCCACCGGCACATTTCAACAACTCGACTTCAGTGAACTGCGCGAGCCGGGTCGTTATGTGCTGCGCACGAGTCAGGGGCTCACACGACCCTTTGCCATTCATGACACAGTATGGCATCCGTCGGTGTGGAAGTCGCTCAACTTCTACTACGGCAATCGCTGTGGCTTCGACGTACCGGGTGTGCATGGCATCGATCATCTCGACTGGTTTGCCACGCTTGGTACGCAGCGCCTCACCATGAGTGGCGGTTGGCACGATGCGGGCGATCTGTCGCAGGGGGTCATCAACACCGGCGAGGGGGCTTACGCCATGTTTGCGCTGGCCGAGCGACTCGCCGCGCAGGGTGGCAGTGAGGCCCTGGTGGAGCGCCTCATCGAGGAAGCTACCTGGGGCCTCGATTGGGTGTTGCGTGTGCGCTTCGACGGTGGATATCGCGTGGGCTTCGGACCGCACAACTTCTGGAGCAACAACATCGCCGGCGATGCCGACGACCGGCTGGTGGAAGCCAAGAACAATCCCAATGCCAACTACATCGCGGCAGCAGCGGGTGCCATCGCCTCGCGTGTGCTCCGCGGCCGTGACCCGGCGCGTGCCGCAGAAGCGCTGCGCATTGCGCGTGACGACTGGAATCACGCCATCGTGGGCATCGAGGGGCCGAGCACCTGGCACACACCGGCCTTTGCGGCGTCGCGCATGGAGCTGGCGGCCATTGGCATCACCGCGTCGCTGGAGCTCTGGCGCGCCACCAACGAGGCGCGCTATCGCGACAAGGCGGTGGAATTGGCACGGGTGGTAACCGCGTCGCAGCAGGTCACGCGTGTGGGCACGACGTTGCCGCTGTCGGGCTTTTTCTACACCGGTCCCGATCGCGACACGATCTTTCATCAGTTCCATCGCGCCGCCGATCAGGCGCCCATCGTGGCGCTGGGGCAACTGGTGGCGCTGCTGCCGCAGCACGGCGAGTGGATGAACTGGTATGCCACCATTGTGCGCTATGCCGAGTACCAGAAGCGCAGCGCGCAGAACACGGCACCGTACGAAGTGTTGCCGGCGTACGTGTATCGCGTGGTGGACAGCGTGCAGGTGCCCGACTCCGGCGGCCGCTATATGGAGAAGCAGAGCGAGTACGCCGAACAGGTGCGCGCCGGCACGGCCATGGGAGAGGGTTGGTATTTGCGCACCTTCCCCGTGTGGTTCCAGCGACGCGGCAACTACGGCGTGTTGCTCTCACAGGCCAAGGCGCTGTCGGCGGCGTCGCGTGTGCGCGGCGATCGGGCAGGCTTTGAATTGGCCACGCGGCAGGCGGAGTGGGTGGTGGGCCGCAATCCGTTCTCGCAGAGCACGCTGTATGGCGAAGGCTACGACTGGGCGCAGCAGTACAGCGTGAGTTCGGGCGACATGGTGGGTACGTTGCCAGTGGGCATGCAGAGCCGCGGCACGAGCGATCTGCCGTACTGGCCGTCGCAGAACATGTACGTCTACAAGGAAGTGTGGGTGCACTCCAACAATCGCTGGCTGTGGCTCATGGAAGACCTCATGAGCGGGGTCCAGCCAAGCGAGCACTTCACCCTGACTGATACGACATCAGCGAACGGCCTGATCACGTTGCGGCTCACGCTGCGCGCCGAACCGGGCGCTGCCGCGCAACGCAGCCGTCAGGTCACATTGCAGGCCGACAATCTCACCTTGCGCGGTCCGGCCACGCAGACGGTCACGCTGCGCAACGATGAGCCAGTCGTGCTGACCTGGACGGCGCGGCGGCGTGACGCGCGCGCGCCGTGGGTGGCGGTGGTGCGCGACGAGGCGACTGGCCAGATGGCCGATCGATACCGGCCGTAG
- a CDS encoding dipeptidase, which produces MATARALQAKVLSIDTHVDISPANFTETGPNYTSKLPRTQVDLVKMEEGGLAGAFLIVYVGQTANLNADGYARAHQQAIEKFEAIHRLTEKLAPQRAEIAYTAADARRIHKAGKRVIFIGVENGFPIGSDITNVKKFHDLGGRYMSLAHNGHSQLSDSNTGERDGVWLHNGLSPLGRQVIAEMNRLGMMIDVSHPSKASMLQTVALSKAPIIASHSGARALCGHSRNMDDEQLDALKKNGGVIQLVAFNSYTKCNARRDAEREAAIAELRKQYGITATSRVEVQRAIEALPNDRRNAFLAAQEDITARRYPSDPPATVKDFVDHIDYVVKRIGIDHVGISSDFDGGGGVEGWRSASETVNVTAELVRRGYTEAEIAKIWGGNLLRVMEQVEKVAGK; this is translated from the coding sequence ATGGCCACCGCCCGTGCGCTGCAGGCCAAGGTGCTGTCCATCGACACGCATGTGGACATTTCGCCCGCCAATTTCACCGAAACGGGCCCGAACTACACCAGCAAACTCCCACGCACCCAGGTCGACCTGGTGAAGATGGAGGAGGGGGGCCTGGCCGGGGCGTTTCTCATCGTGTACGTGGGGCAGACGGCCAATCTCAACGCCGACGGCTACGCACGCGCACATCAACAGGCCATCGAGAAATTCGAGGCCATTCACCGCCTCACCGAAAAGCTGGCACCACAGCGCGCGGAAATTGCCTACACGGCCGCCGACGCGCGGCGCATCCACAAGGCCGGCAAGCGTGTGATCTTCATCGGTGTCGAGAACGGATTTCCGATTGGCAGCGACATCACCAACGTGAAGAAGTTCCACGATCTCGGTGGCCGCTACATGTCACTCGCCCACAACGGCCACTCGCAGCTCTCCGACAGCAACACCGGGGAACGCGATGGCGTGTGGCTGCACAACGGACTCTCGCCGCTTGGCCGTCAGGTCATCGCCGAGATGAACCGCCTGGGCATGATGATCGACGTCTCGCATCCGTCGAAGGCGAGCATGCTGCAGACGGTGGCGCTGAGCAAGGCACCCATCATTGCCTCGCACTCGGGTGCACGCGCGCTCTGCGGGCACAGCCGCAACATGGACGACGAGCAGCTCGACGCGCTCAAGAAGAACGGCGGCGTTATTCAACTCGTGGCGTTCAACAGCTACACCAAGTGCAACGCCCGTCGTGACGCCGAACGTGAGGCGGCCATTGCGGAGCTGCGCAAACAGTACGGCATCACCGCCACTTCACGTGTCGAGGTGCAGCGCGCGATTGAAGCCCTGCCCAACGACCGACGCAATGCGTTCCTGGCCGCGCAGGAAGACATCACGGCCCGTCGCTATCCCAGTGATCCGCCAGCCACGGTGAAGGACTTCGTGGATCACATCGATTACGTGGTGAAGCGCATTGGTATCGACCACGTCGGCATCAGCAGTGACTTCGACGGCGGCGGTGGCGTGGAGGGCTGGCGCAGTGCGAGCGAGACGGTGAATGTGACCGCCGAGCTCGTGCGCCGCGGCTACACGGAAGCCGAGATCGCCAAGATCTGGGGTGGCAATCTCCTGCGGGTCATGGAGCAGGTGGAGAAGGTCGCGGGGAAGTAA
- a CDS encoding HPF/RaiA family ribosome-associated protein, giving the protein MLIQVNTVKNLETTPNFLTKVEDDLREALARFGTYVTRVEVHLHDVNADKSGAADKQCVLEARLSGRDPVAVTHAADRLETAWVGARDKLVRLLTRVVDKHRHPKGHDPFDALPA; this is encoded by the coding sequence ATGCTGATCCAGGTGAACACGGTCAAGAATCTCGAGACGACGCCCAACTTTCTCACCAAGGTCGAAGACGACCTGCGTGAGGCTCTCGCGCGATTCGGTACCTATGTGACGCGCGTGGAGGTGCACTTGCATGACGTCAACGCCGACAAGTCCGGCGCCGCCGACAAGCAGTGCGTCCTGGAGGCCCGCCTCAGCGGCCGTGATCCCGTGGCTGTGACGCATGCGGCAGATCGTCTCGAGACGGCCTGGGTGGGCGCTCGGGACAAGCTGGTGCGCTTGCTGACCCGTGTGGTCGACAAGCACCGTCATCCCAAGGGACACGATCCCTTCGACGCGCTGCCGGCCTGA